The Sulfurimonas hydrogeniphila genome includes a window with the following:
- a CDS encoding Fic family protein, protein MNPINLPLKTNPETQTVLKKAISANRALAKLNGTAKIIPNQNILINALVLQEAKDSSEIENIITTHDELFRAGLDVESVTHATKEVQHYREALLKGYAIVKESGLLLKRDIVRIQGILEQNDAGVRKQSGTVLKNQSTGEVVFEPPQEYETIQKLLDNLEKYINEENEIDPLVNMAIIHYQFESIHPFYDGNGRTGRIINILYLMLKGLLDVPILYLSSYIIQNKADYYRLLQEVRTEEKMEEWILYMLDGVEKTSQATIILIEDIDKLINESKIKIREELPKIYSKDLVEILFMHPYTKIEFLVDGLGITRQTASKYLIRLEEIGIVTNIQIQNSKFYINNKLFNRLKKGI, encoded by the coding sequence ATGAATCCAATTAACCTACCCCTAAAAACCAACCCAGAAACCCAAACAGTCCTAAAAAAAGCCATTTCGGCTAACCGTGCTTTGGCAAAGCTAAACGGTACGGCTAAAATCATTCCAAATCAAAACATTCTTATAAATGCTTTGGTTTTACAAGAGGCTAAGGATAGTTCGGAGATAGAAAACATCATTACCACGCATGATGAGTTGTTTCGTGCCGGGCTTGATGTAGAGTCGGTTACACATGCTACAAAAGAGGTGCAACACTATAGAGAGGCACTTTTAAAGGGGTATGCGATTGTAAAAGAGAGTGGTTTGCTGCTCAAACGTGATATAGTGCGAATTCAAGGAATTTTAGAACAAAATGATGCAGGGGTTAGAAAACAGAGTGGAACAGTACTGAAAAACCAATCTACCGGAGAGGTGGTGTTTGAACCACCTCAAGAGTATGAGACTATACAAAAACTTTTAGACAATCTTGAGAAGTATATCAATGAAGAAAATGAGATTGACCCACTTGTAAATATGGCGATTATTCATTATCAGTTTGAGAGTATCCATCCCTTTTATGATGGCAATGGTCGTACTGGCAGGATTATAAATATCTTGTATCTTATGCTCAAAGGCTTGCTTGATGTGCCTATTTTGTATTTGAGTTCTTATATCATTCAAAATAAAGCAGACTACTATAGACTACTGCAAGAGGTGAGAACTGAGGAGAAGATGGAAGAATGGATACTTTACATGTTGGACGGAGTAGAAAAGACTTCACAAGCCACAATCATTCTCATAGAAGATATAGATAAACTCATAAATGAGAGTAAAATTAAAATCCGTGAGGAGTTGCCAAAAATCTACTCTAAAGATTTGGTTGAGATTTTATTTATGCATCCTTACACGAAAATAGAGTTTTTGGTAGATGGTCTGGGTATCACAAGACAAACAGCATCTAAGTATTTAATCCGTTTAGAAGAGATAGGCATAGTAACAAATATACAAATTCAAAATAGTAAATTTTATATTAACAATAAGCTGTTTAACAGGTTGAAAAAAGGAATATAA
- a CDS encoding ATP-dependent nuclease, with amino-acid sequence MKLSKVRIKNYRSIKDSGDIVFTDDLFVLAGQNESGKSSVLEALKSYEEETFDRDTLNFEEEQEENYIQSVSCTYKIIDSEKFIKDLISELKEKFVIKEEDFLDVEKIKKIKEFTITKEYDHNSDTLTIKLNGGIIGLLKGAVLSSVVTNTNESGEEIEIKEFIIDVDNKKDEIAVEFWRLTPNIILFSDFSDLLPDKILISDLESANKDAKGYGAVRKLESIMGNKTFLEISNLNNAQKKATTSKIINAVSVTFTQDWQQKIYGNNDVRISFSIENDNVASKAVKTVFFYIETQDNVPLEPRKRSKGMIWFLSAWLSLKSKENDGKLIILFDEPGLYLHVKAQKDMLNLFKYLTEKKEHQIIYSTHSPSLIDIDKLYNIGLVINTKSKGTLVEGLTTSKINTSYKKDALQPIAEAMGLDIDVGVLGEKNILLEGLSDFYYFQAMSKILNKENLYKFVPGIGIKNGKIYHLISFCLGYGLDWVLIMDDGTHPQEIKKELKKNIFNDNGEDTAKKVHILEDINGIENIFSCDDLLLIDEKIQCNEEDDKVKKIGNARKIIFAKTFLQKVNGEKIKKENISQDTIEKWEKIFEWVKIQFENESN; translated from the coding sequence ATGAAACTTAGCAAAGTAAGAATTAAAAACTATAGAAGCATTAAGGATTCGGGAGATATTGTATTTACAGATGACTTATTTGTTCTAGCAGGTCAAAATGAATCAGGGAAAAGTTCTGTTTTAGAAGCTTTAAAGTCCTACGAGGAAGAAACATTTGATAGAGATACGCTGAATTTTGAAGAAGAGCAAGAAGAAAATTATATACAATCAGTTTCTTGTACTTATAAAATTATAGATTCAGAAAAATTTATAAAAGACTTAATAAGTGAATTAAAAGAAAAGTTTGTAATAAAAGAAGAAGATTTTTTAGATGTAGAAAAAATTAAAAAAATTAAAGAATTTACAATTACAAAAGAATATGATCATAATAGTGACACTTTAACTATTAAACTGAATGGAGGAATAATTGGGTTATTAAAAGGTGCTGTATTGTCTTCTGTTGTAACAAATACAAATGAGAGTGGAGAAGAAATAGAAATTAAAGAGTTTATTATAGATGTAGATAATAAAAAAGATGAAATTGCTGTTGAATTTTGGCGTTTAACTCCTAACATAATATTATTTAGTGACTTTAGTGATTTATTGCCTGATAAAATTTTAATTTCAGATTTAGAAAGTGCAAACAAAGATGCTAAAGGTTATGGAGCTGTTCGTAAATTAGAAAGCATTATGGGTAATAAAACTTTTTTAGAAATATCAAATTTAAATAATGCCCAAAAGAAAGCTACAACATCAAAAATCATAAATGCTGTATCGGTTACATTTACACAAGATTGGCAGCAAAAAATATATGGCAATAATGATGTAAGAATTAGTTTTAGTATTGAAAATGATAATGTAGCTAGTAAAGCAGTTAAAACTGTATTTTTTTATATTGAAACGCAAGATAATGTACCTTTAGAACCAAGGAAAAGAAGTAAAGGAATGATATGGTTTTTGTCTGCATGGCTGTCATTGAAATCAAAAGAAAATGATGGAAAACTAATTATTTTATTTGATGAACCAGGTTTATATTTACATGTCAAAGCACAAAAAGATATGCTTAATTTATTTAAATATTTAACAGAAAAAAAAGAACATCAAATTATCTATTCTACTCATTCTCCATCGTTAATAGATATAGATAAGTTATATAACATAGGACTCGTTATTAATACTAAAAGCAAAGGTACTTTGGTAGAAGGGTTGACAACATCTAAAATCAATACAAGTTATAAAAAAGATGCTTTGCAGCCTATTGCGGAGGCAATGGGGTTAGATATAGATGTAGGTGTATTGGGAGAAAAAAACATACTCCTTGAGGGATTGTCTGACTTTTATTATTTTCAAGCTATGAGTAAAATTTTAAATAAAGAAAATCTTTATAAATTTGTACCAGGTATTGGTATAAAAAATGGAAAAATTTACCATTTAATTTCTTTTTGTTTAGGGTATGGATTAGATTGGGTTTTAATAATGGATGATGGTACACATCCACAAGAGATTAAAAAAGAATTGAAAAAAAATATATTTAATGATAACGGAGAAGACACAGCAAAAAAAGTTCATATACTTGAAGATATTAATGGAATTGAAAATATATTTTCATGTGATGATTTATTGCTAATAGATGAAAAGATACAATGCAATGAAGAAGATGATAAGGTGAAAAAAATTGGAAATGCGAGAAAAATTATTTTTGCAAAAACATTTTTACAGAAAGTTAATGGGGAAAAGATAAAAAAAGAAAATATTAGTCAGGATACTATTGAAAAGTGGGAAAAAATTTTTGAGTGGGTTAAAATACAATTTGAAAATGAATCCAATTAA
- a CDS encoding PDDEXK nuclease domain-containing protein — protein MKLVAKDIIKDPYVLELLELEDNPSFRENDLEAELIAKIREFLLELGRGFAFVARQKRVQTELSDFYIDLVFYNYILKCFVILDLKRGKLTHQDIGQMDMYVNMFDELEKAPEDNPTIGIILCADKDNTVVKYSSLKDNEQLFVSKYQMYFPTEEELKAELERDVLEI, from the coding sequence ATGAAGCTTGTAGCCAAAGACATCATTAAAGATCCGTATGTGTTGGAACTTTTAGAACTAGAGGACAATCCATCTTTTAGGGAAAACGATCTAGAGGCAGAGCTCATAGCTAAAATAAGAGAGTTTCTATTAGAGCTTGGGCGTGGATTTGCCTTTGTAGCACGACAAAAGAGGGTTCAGACAGAGCTTAGTGATTTTTACATAGATTTGGTGTTTTATAACTATATCTTGAAGTGTTTTGTCATTTTAGACCTAAAGCGAGGCAAGCTCACTCACCAAGATATAGGACAAATGGATATGTATGTTAATATGTTCGACGAATTAGAAAAAGCGCCTGAAGATAATCCAACCATAGGTATAATTCTTTGTGCTGACAAAGACAATACTGTCGTCAAATATTCCAGCCTCAAAGACAACGAACAACTTTTTGTCTCCAAGTATCAGATGTATTTTCCTACAGAAGAAGAGTTAAAGGCTGAGTTGGAGAGGGATGTTTTGGAGATTTAA
- a CDS encoding DUF1016 N-terminal domain-containing protein — MIDKMEIADNNFYNSIKNILQNARDNAYRSVNFIMVEAYWHIGQQIVEEEQRGKERAEYGKALIKELSHKLTEDFGKGFSKRNIYNMKKFYLSFLNLQTLSAQLTWSHYVLLLRIEKRDAREWYMQESTKSNWSVRAMERQIHSHYYECLLSSREKAPVEQKRHKRRQSL, encoded by the coding sequence ATGATAGATAAAATGGAAATTGCAGACAATAACTTTTATAATAGTATTAAAAATATACTTCAAAATGCTAGAGATAATGCCTATAGGTCAGTAAACTTTATCATGGTTGAAGCCTATTGGCATATAGGGCAACAGATAGTTGAAGAAGAACAACGAGGCAAAGAGAGGGCAGAGTATGGTAAGGCACTCATAAAAGAGCTATCTCATAAGCTTACAGAAGATTTTGGTAAAGGGTTTAGTAAAAGAAATATTTATAATATGAAAAAATTCTATTTGTCATTTTTAAATTTGCAGACACTGTCTGCACAATTGACATGGAGCCACTATGTACTTCTTCTAAGAATTGAAAAGAGAGATGCTAGAGAATGGTATATGCAAGAGTCTACCAAATCTAACTGGAGTGTAAGAGCAATGGAAAGACAGATACACTCACACTACTACGAATGCCTACTCTCCAGCAGAGAGAAAGCCCCGGTAGAACAAAAGAGGCACAAGAGAAGACAAAGTCTATGA
- the hsdR gene encoding EcoAI/FtnUII family type I restriction enzme subunit R, producing the protein MAYSESDTRSKLIDPSIKESGWLESNIVREYYFTDGRKLIGGKRGKRYFVDYLLTYKNTNLAIIEAKAESKDPLDGLQQSINYAQRLKIDFVYTTNGHKIYEHSLIEGKGKFIQNYPTPDELFFRKYGKQSAKEKDVITYPFYIEGTMRPRFYQQIAVQKSIEAIANEKRRILLTLATGTGKTYIAFQIAYRLFQSKWNKDGSDRRPKILFLSDRNVLKDQSMNTFNPLEKDCVEINGKVIKKRGGRVPTAGNIFFAIYQSIAENKNRVADMSEEEQEDDVYAYYKQYPANFFDLIIIDECHRGSANDESSWRDILNHFGSAVHLGLTATPKRDDNGDTYKYFGEPIYEYSLKDGINDGFLTPYKVKRIQTNIDEYRFDPNDIIIGELEKQIVELEQFEKQVVIPKRTELIAKTILQNMNPMDKSIIFCVNQKHALDMKIAIDKFKTVKDNNYCVRVTSDEGDIGRNFLEMFQNNDRDIPTLLTSSKMLTTGVDAKNVRNVVLTAPIKSMTEFKQIIGRGTRVYEGKDFFTIMDFVGATNLFYDPAWDGENVQEERTPRTQKDKKNGENDDTQPTEPPEGESPKNEKVTIDIQGKKLKVINIETTYVGMDGIPLKTEDYLELLIGVLGKFYNDEDGLRSIWSNPTNRKDLLNKLKEMNIDEAQLNDLKIIFDAENSDIYDVLAHLSFNLNIKTRSERVFAVEHSEFIEKHHNEKAKEFIEFILERYKKDGVKELDEDKLAKLVDLSGLGSVREVANNFGGIAEMRNEYFELQREIYR; encoded by the coding sequence ATGGCATACTCAGAATCAGATACTCGTTCAAAACTAATCGACCCATCTATAAAGGAGAGTGGTTGGTTAGAATCAAATATAGTAAGAGAATATTATTTTACCGATGGGCGAAAGCTTATAGGCGGCAAACGCGGTAAAAGATACTTTGTTGATTACCTGCTTACATATAAAAATACCAACCTAGCCATCATCGAAGCAAAAGCCGAATCAAAAGACCCACTCGATGGATTGCAACAATCTATAAATTATGCCCAGCGATTAAAGATAGACTTTGTATATACAACAAACGGACATAAAATTTATGAACACTCTCTTATAGAGGGAAAAGGTAAGTTTATACAAAACTATCCAACTCCTGATGAACTTTTTTTTAGAAAATATGGCAAACAATCTGCTAAAGAAAAAGATGTAATCACTTATCCTTTTTACATTGAAGGGACGATGAGACCTCGTTTTTATCAACAAATTGCTGTGCAAAAGAGTATAGAAGCTATTGCCAATGAAAAGAGAAGAATTTTGTTGACTCTCGCAACCGGAACAGGCAAAACTTACATCGCTTTTCAAATAGCATACAGATTATTTCAATCGAAGTGGAATAAAGACGGAAGCGATAGAAGGCCCAAGATACTTTTCTTGAGCGATAGAAATGTACTCAAAGACCAATCTATGAATACATTCAATCCACTTGAGAAAGATTGTGTTGAGATTAACGGAAAAGTTATTAAAAAAAGAGGTGGTAGAGTGCCTACCGCTGGTAACATATTTTTTGCCATCTATCAATCTATCGCAGAAAATAAAAACAGAGTTGCAGATATGAGTGAGGAAGAGCAAGAGGACGATGTGTACGCCTACTATAAACAGTATCCAGCTAACTTTTTTGACCTTATCATCATAGATGAGTGTCATCGTGGCAGTGCAAATGATGAAAGTTCTTGGAGAGATATACTCAATCATTTTGGCAGTGCTGTTCACTTAGGTTTAACAGCGACACCAAAAAGAGATGATAACGGAGATACTTACAAATACTTTGGAGAACCTATCTATGAATATTCTCTCAAAGATGGCATAAACGATGGTTTTTTAACACCTTACAAGGTAAAGAGAATTCAAACCAATATAGACGAGTACAGATTTGACCCTAATGACATCATAATAGGTGAGTTAGAGAAGCAGATAGTAGAACTAGAGCAGTTTGAAAAACAAGTAGTCATTCCAAAACGGACTGAACTCATCGCAAAAACCATCCTGCAAAATATGAACCCTATGGATAAATCTATAATTTTTTGTGTGAACCAAAAACATGCGCTTGATATGAAAATTGCAATAGACAAGTTCAAAACTGTTAAAGACAATAACTACTGCGTGAGAGTAACCTCAGATGAGGGTGACATCGGTCGTAACTTTTTAGAGATGTTTCAAAACAACGACAGAGATATACCTACACTACTCACCAGTTCAAAAATGCTTACAACAGGTGTGGATGCCAAAAATGTGAGAAATGTAGTTTTAACTGCTCCTATAAAATCAATGACAGAATTTAAACAGATAATAGGTCGAGGAACGAGAGTTTATGAGGGCAAAGATTTTTTTACCATTATGGATTTTGTCGGAGCGACCAATCTTTTTTATGACCCTGCGTGGGATGGAGAAAATGTACAAGAAGAAAGAACGCCAAGAACACAAAAAGATAAGAAAAACGGTGAAAATGATGACACCCAACCAACAGAACCACCTGAAGGTGAGTCGCCAAAAAATGAAAAAGTAACCATAGATATACAGGGTAAAAAACTCAAAGTTATCAACATAGAGACCACTTATGTCGGTATGGACGGAATCCCTTTAAAAACAGAGGACTATTTAGAACTTCTCATAGGAGTACTTGGCAAGTTTTACAATGATGAAGATGGACTCCGTAGTATTTGGAGTAACCCAACAAATAGAAAAGACCTGCTCAATAAACTAAAAGAGATGAACATCGATGAAGCACAGTTAAATGACCTCAAAATAATCTTTGATGCAGAAAATAGCGACATATATGACGTACTCGCCCACCTCTCTTTTAATCTTAATATTAAGACAAGAAGTGAAAGAGTCTTTGCAGTAGAACACTCAGAGTTTATAGAAAAACATCACAATGAAAAAGCCAAAGAGTTCATAGAGTTCATACTTGAGCGATACAAAAAAGATGGTGTGAAAGAGCTTGATGAAGACAAACTAGCAAAGTTAGTTGATTTAAGTGGGCTTGGCAGTGTAAGAGAAGTTGCAAATAACTTTGGCGGAATTGCTGAAATGAGAAATGAATATTTTGAGTTGCAGAGGGAGATTTATAGATGA
- a CDS encoding response regulator transcription factor: MSANIVIVEDEEDLLELLEYTLEKEGFETIGFLNTKTVVQILDEEDIDLLIMDRNLPGVEGSEFVAKLRDEGLDIPVIFLSAKDRDEDIESGFLRGGDDYITKPFNMKELVLRIRSVLKRTSKKYNNSKLLFRDLLLDKSSRTLHVDGRPVDVTKLEFDLLSEFILNKNSVLDRDYLLENVWGDSENHQYKTVNVAINRLKEKIDPDKSKDYIQTVRGVGYKIC; encoded by the coding sequence ATGAGTGCAAATATAGTAATAGTTGAAGATGAGGAAGATTTGCTCGAACTGTTGGAATACACCCTGGAAAAAGAGGGATTTGAAACAATAGGCTTTTTAAATACAAAAACAGTTGTGCAGATTTTAGATGAAGAAGATATAGATTTACTTATAATGGACAGGAACCTTCCCGGTGTTGAAGGAAGTGAGTTTGTTGCAAAACTACGTGATGAGGGGCTTGATATACCCGTTATATTTTTAAGTGCAAAAGACAGAGATGAAGATATTGAGAGTGGCTTTTTGCGAGGCGGAGATGATTACATCACGAAACCGTTTAATATGAAAGAATTGGTCCTTCGCATCCGATCTGTGTTAAAAAGAACTTCAAAAAAATACAATAATTCAAAATTGCTTTTTAGAGATTTACTGCTTGACAAAAGCAGCAGAACATTACATGTAGACGGAAGACCTGTTGATGTGACAAAGCTTGAATTTGATCTTTTAAGTGAATTTATCTTAAATAAAAACAGTGTACTTGACAGGGATTATCTGCTTGAAAATGTTTGGGGTGACAGTGAAAACCACCAGTACAAGACTGTCAATGTTGCCATCAACAGGCTCAAAGAGAAGATAGACCCGGACAAGTCAAAAGACTATATACAAACAGTTCGCGGAGTAGGGTATAAAATATGTTAA
- a CDS encoding TIGR00282 family metallophosphoesterase, with translation MKIAFIGDILGQPGRIMLRDYLKKIKEEHKIDFVIANYENASHGFGLTLKNANELFSYGIDVMSGGNHTWDKKEIIPLLDTHELLRPHNYPEEVPGTGLRVYDIKGEKLAVLNIMGHYAMPYTDNAFRCAKNTVEELHTQEIKNIFVDFHAEATSEKRALMMMLQGKVSGIIGTHTHVGTDDFQIVNGTAYMSDIGLTGCRDNIIGMDKDVPVKQFLTGLKGHFDIPKKCKKILQMAVMQINDGKCSEAYKLKIFDDSRVIKTEAWLD, from the coding sequence TTGAAAATAGCATTTATAGGCGATATACTAGGTCAGCCCGGACGTATTATGTTGCGGGATTATCTGAAGAAAATAAAAGAAGAACACAAAATAGATTTTGTCATTGCAAATTATGAAAATGCTTCTCACGGTTTTGGGTTGACACTCAAAAATGCAAATGAACTCTTCTCCTACGGCATCGATGTTATGAGCGGAGGCAATCATACCTGGGATAAAAAAGAGATTATTCCTCTTTTAGATACGCATGAACTGCTGCGGCCCCATAATTATCCTGAGGAAGTACCGGGAACCGGTCTGCGTGTTTATGATATAAAGGGTGAAAAACTTGCTGTCCTTAATATAATGGGGCACTATGCAATGCCCTATACCGACAATGCCTTTCGCTGTGCAAAAAATACGGTTGAGGAGCTGCACACGCAGGAGATAAAAAATATTTTTGTTGATTTTCATGCTGAGGCTACAAGTGAAAAACGCGCACTGATGATGATGCTTCAGGGAAAAGTAAGCGGAATTATCGGGACACATACTCATGTAGGCACTGATGATTTTCAAATTGTAAACGGTACGGCATATATGAGTGATATAGGGCTTACAGGATGCCGTGACAATATTATAGGCATGGACAAGGATGTTCCTGTAAAACAGTTTTTGACAGGTCTAAAAGGGCATTTTGATATTCCAAAAAAGTGTAAAAAAATTCTGCAGATGGCTGTCATGCAAATCAATGACGGCAAATGCAGTGAAGCATATAAACTGAAAATTTTTGATGACAGCAGAGTGATTAAAACCGAGGCATGGCTGGATTAG
- a CDS encoding amidoligase family protein has translation MNHFMQPPVRINASNELRKVGFELEYSAIELQKSAELLIETLESGSMEKINPYHYKIRDTCCGDFNLILDFQFLISQGLQKWLQNIGLDQFIETEIALALEEFIATLSQTIVPYEITTPPLPLDKIAIIEKIKETFRINGALGTDANPLYAFGFHINPQAFSFEVKEIIDTLRAFFILYETLVLWLQPDIVRRISPYIKPFEEEYIQKVLKASYKPDMNRFICDYLQYNPTRNRALDLLPLLAWIDSNQVFKTLPEEKISPRPAYHYRLPNSKVDKKEWHTYDAWNSWVIIEKLAQDKEMLAQLAGEYSKYLTDPFSFLKKEKWLQQVNVWLKKQI, from the coding sequence ATGAATCATTTTATGCAACCACCTGTACGTATCAACGCTTCAAATGAGCTTCGAAAAGTCGGCTTTGAACTTGAATACAGTGCCATTGAGTTACAAAAAAGTGCAGAATTACTTATTGAAACTTTAGAATCCGGCAGTATGGAAAAAATAAATCCTTATCATTACAAAATCAGAGATACCTGCTGTGGCGACTTTAATCTTATCCTTGATTTTCAGTTTCTTATTTCACAGGGTTTGCAAAAATGGCTGCAGAATATAGGACTTGACCAGTTTATCGAAACAGAAATCGCACTGGCTTTGGAAGAGTTCATAGCCACCCTTTCTCAAACTATCGTGCCTTATGAAATCACAACACCGCCGCTTCCTTTGGATAAAATTGCAATTATAGAGAAGATAAAAGAGACGTTTCGAATAAACGGAGCACTTGGAACTGATGCCAATCCTCTCTATGCCTTTGGCTTTCATATCAATCCTCAGGCCTTCTCTTTTGAAGTAAAAGAAATTATTGATACACTCAGGGCCTTTTTCATTCTTTATGAGACGCTTGTGCTATGGCTGCAACCTGATATTGTACGCAGAATCAGCCCCTATATCAAACCTTTTGAAGAGGAGTATATACAAAAAGTACTCAAAGCCTCTTACAAACCGGATATGAACCGGTTTATCTGTGACTATCTGCAATATAACCCTACCCGTAATCGCGCACTGGACCTCTTGCCTCTGCTTGCCTGGATAGATTCCAATCAGGTTTTCAAGACACTTCCCGAAGAAAAAATTTCACCACGTCCTGCCTATCATTATCGCCTTCCAAACTCCAAGGTTGACAAAAAAGAGTGGCACACTTACGATGCCTGGAACAGCTGGGTCATCATTGAAAAACTCGCTCAAGACAAAGAGATGCTTGCACAACTTGCCGGCGAATACAGCAAATACCTCACTGACCCTTTTTCGTTTTTGAAAAAAGAGAAGTGGTTGCAGCAGGTAAATGTATGGCTGAAAAAACAAATATAA
- a CDS encoding gamma-glutamyl-gamma-aminobutyrate hydrolase family protein yields the protein MAEKTNIIITGSSKGSRSAWMTSRALLTLFGVNARFLHPDNWDKNTQMDGLVLTGGVDIDPHTFHTSRHPSVKKTEPLRDAMELFLLERALTQNIPVMGICRGMQLINLFMGGSLHPHIPEMDLDFRHPHSLLPQNTIKIEPKSHLHKILKAEKLKVNALHHQTVRTLGKGLKVAAKDTNGLIQAIETDNEDFILGLQWHPEFMPYHWSTYRIFEAFSKEIKIR from the coding sequence ATGGCTGAAAAAACAAATATAATCATAACAGGCTCAAGCAAAGGAAGTCGCAGTGCCTGGATGACAAGTCGTGCTTTGCTCACGCTTTTTGGTGTGAATGCAAGGTTTTTGCATCCTGATAATTGGGACAAGAACACCCAAATGGATGGGCTTGTGCTTACAGGAGGTGTGGATATTGATCCGCATACTTTTCATACATCCAGGCACCCCAGTGTAAAAAAAACCGAACCACTGCGTGATGCAATGGAACTCTTTTTACTTGAGCGCGCACTCACACAAAACATTCCCGTTATGGGAATATGCAGAGGCATGCAGCTTATCAATCTCTTTATGGGCGGATCACTTCACCCGCATATACCGGAAATGGATTTGGATTTTAGACATCCGCATTCTCTGCTGCCTCAAAACACCATCAAAATAGAACCAAAAAGCCATCTGCATAAAATTCTCAAAGCCGAAAAATTAAAAGTCAATGCCCTGCATCATCAAACAGTGAGAACACTTGGAAAAGGGCTGAAAGTTGCAGCAAAAGATACAAACGGCCTCATACAGGCCATTGAAACAGACAATGAAGACTTCATTCTGGGTCTGCAGTGGCACCCGGAGTTTATGCCCTATCACTGGAGTACCTACCGCATTTTTGAAGCTTTTTCCAAAGAGATAAAAATCAGATAA
- a CDS encoding YqaA family protein, translating into MVYITLFLSAFGAATLLPVVSEAVLVYDITAGYNIYALLGVATLGNTLGSCLNYFLGKKGVDYLAQKKYVKMRAYKKAESMFDRYGAIVLLLSWAPIIGDPITFVAGALHYNFKRFFLLVLFAKGIRYILLALFFI; encoded by the coding sequence TTGGTCTATATTACTCTTTTTTTAAGCGCTTTCGGTGCCGCGACTTTATTGCCGGTAGTGAGTGAAGCTGTATTGGTTTATGATATTACCGCCGGTTACAATATTTATGCTCTGCTGGGTGTTGCTACACTCGGCAATACCCTTGGTTCCTGTTTGAACTACTTTTTGGGCAAAAAAGGGGTTGATTATCTGGCACAGAAAAAATATGTAAAAATGAGAGCGTATAAAAAAGCCGAATCAATGTTTGATCGTTACGGTGCCATCGTGCTGCTGCTCTCCTGGGCTCCGATCATCGGTGACCCTATTACTTTTGTAGCCGGTGCTCTGCATTATAACTTTAAAAGATTTTTTTTGCTTGTTCTGTTTGCAAAAGGTATTCGTTATATACTGTTGGCACTTTTTTTTATCTGA